From Streptomyces sp. HUAS MG91, the proteins below share one genomic window:
- the dusB gene encoding tRNA dihydrouridine synthase DusB, producing MSQQPLQVGPHTVQPPVVLAPMAGITNAPFRTLCREFSGGKGLFVSEMITTRALVERNEKTMQLIHFDETEKPRSIQLYGVDPATVGKAVRMIAEEGLADHIDLNFGCPVPKVTRKGGGSALPYKRPLLRAILKEAVSGAGDLPVTMKMRKGIDDDHITFLDAGRIAVEEGVTAIALHGRTAAQHYGGTADWDAIARLKEHVPEIPVLGNGDIWSADDALRMVRETGCDGVVVGRGCLGRPWLFADLVAAFEGREERVRPTLRVVADAMVRHATLLGEWIGDEARGVIDFRKHVAWYLKGFSVGSEMRKRLAITSSLEELRAGLDELDLDQDWPAGADGPRGRTSGNNRVVLPDGWLKDPYDCAGLSEDAELDTSGG from the coding sequence ATGTCCCAGCAGCCGCTCCAAGTAGGCCCGCACACCGTGCAGCCGCCCGTGGTCCTCGCACCCATGGCGGGCATCACGAACGCGCCGTTCCGCACCCTGTGCCGGGAGTTCTCGGGCGGCAAGGGGCTCTTCGTCAGCGAGATGATCACGACGCGCGCCCTGGTCGAGCGCAACGAGAAGACCATGCAGCTGATCCACTTCGACGAGACCGAGAAGCCTCGCTCGATCCAGCTGTACGGGGTCGACCCGGCCACCGTCGGCAAGGCCGTCCGCATGATCGCGGAAGAGGGCCTCGCCGACCACATCGACCTGAACTTCGGCTGCCCGGTCCCCAAGGTGACCCGCAAGGGCGGCGGCTCCGCGCTGCCGTACAAGCGGCCCCTGCTGCGGGCGATCCTGAAGGAGGCCGTCTCCGGCGCCGGTGACCTGCCGGTCACGATGAAGATGCGCAAGGGCATCGACGACGACCACATCACGTTCCTCGACGCCGGGCGGATCGCGGTCGAGGAGGGCGTCACCGCGATCGCGCTGCACGGGCGTACCGCCGCGCAGCATTACGGGGGCACGGCCGACTGGGACGCGATCGCGCGGCTCAAGGAGCACGTGCCGGAGATCCCGGTGCTCGGCAACGGAGACATCTGGTCCGCCGACGACGCGCTGCGCATGGTCCGGGAGACCGGGTGCGACGGGGTCGTGGTCGGCCGTGGCTGCCTCGGGCGGCCGTGGCTGTTCGCCGATCTGGTCGCCGCGTTCGAGGGGCGCGAGGAGCGGGTCCGGCCGACGCTCCGGGTGGTCGCCGACGCGATGGTGCGGCATGCCACGCTGCTCGGGGAGTGGATCGGGGACGAGGCGCGGGGCGTCATCGACTTCCGCAAGCACGTGGCCTGGTACCTGAAGGGGTTCTCGGTCGGCTCCGAGATGCGCAAGCGGCTGGCGATCACGTCGTCGCTGGAGGAACTCCGGGCCGGGCTCGACGAGTTGGACCTGGACCAGGACTGGCCGGCCGGGGCCGACGGGCCCCGGGGGCGTACGTCCGGGAACAACCGGGTCGTCCTGCCCGACGGCTGGCTGAAGGACCCGTACGACTGCGCGGGGCTCTCCGAGGACGCCGAGCTGGACACGTCGGGGGGCTGA
- a CDS encoding helix-turn-helix transcriptional regulator translates to MTTAATVEAAGAGTDRAAADVRRAELAAFLRSRRERITPDRVGLPGTARRRTPGLRREEVAHLAAVGVTWYTWLEQGRAINVSAGVLDAIARALLMDPAERAHAFALAGTTDPRAETACTVVTPTIQRLLKRLEPYPAALKNARYEILAHNRAYAYVFGDPAELDPEHRSALWLLFMNDRWRTRFLDREAMVGDLVAKYRKAMAEHVAEPAWKAPVDELLKVSPEFRELWERRDVAPMVSHVKRYLHPDADIGLLRLEHRHMWLAPDGDAHRVVAYLPADDDTDERLERLAARTG, encoded by the coding sequence ATGACGACCGCAGCCACCGTCGAAGCCGCGGGCGCCGGTACGGACCGGGCCGCCGCCGATGTCCGCCGCGCCGAGCTGGCCGCCTTCCTGCGCAGCCGGCGCGAGCGCATCACCCCGGACCGCGTCGGCCTGCCCGGCACCGCCCGCCGCCGCACCCCGGGCCTGCGCCGCGAGGAGGTGGCGCACCTCGCCGCGGTCGGGGTCACCTGGTACACGTGGCTGGAGCAGGGCCGCGCCATCAACGTCTCGGCCGGTGTCCTGGACGCCATCGCCCGCGCCCTGCTCATGGACCCCGCCGAGCGGGCCCACGCCTTCGCGCTCGCCGGGACCACCGACCCCCGCGCCGAGACCGCGTGCACAGTCGTCACGCCCACGATCCAGCGCCTGCTCAAGCGCCTGGAGCCCTACCCGGCCGCGCTGAAGAACGCCCGCTACGAGATCCTCGCGCACAACCGCGCCTACGCGTACGTCTTCGGCGACCCCGCCGAGCTCGACCCCGAGCACCGCAGCGCGCTGTGGCTGCTGTTCATGAACGACCGCTGGCGCACCCGGTTCCTCGACCGGGAGGCGATGGTGGGCGACCTGGTCGCCAAGTACCGCAAGGCGATGGCCGAGCACGTCGCCGAGCCCGCCTGGAAGGCGCCGGTGGACGAGCTCCTCAAGGTGTCGCCGGAGTTCCGCGAGCTGTGGGAGCGGCGCGACGTCGCCCCGATGGTCTCGCACGTCAAGCGCTATCTGCACCCGGACGCGGACATCGGCCTGCTGCGTCTCGAACACCGGCACATGTGGCTCGCCCCGGACGGCGACGCGCACCGCGTGGTGGCCTACCTGCCCGCCGACGACGACACCGACGAACGCCTGGAGAGGCTGGCCGCCCGGACGGGGTGA
- a CDS encoding MFS transporter, protein MPDAPTPTHRRRMLILAICCMSLLIVSLDNTVLNVALPSMAKDFDATLSGMQWTIDAYTLVLASLLMLAGSTADRIGRRKVFMTGLLIFTAASVACSLAPTLEALVAFRMVQAVGGSMLNPVAMSIITNTFTDPRERARAIGVWGGVIGISMAAGPLVGGLLVDSVGWRSIFWINLPVGLAALLLTLRYVPESRAPKARRPDPVGQVLIIALLGSLTYAIIEAPSAGWTSARIVGCAALALAALVGILLYEPRRAEPLIDLRFFRSAPFSGATVIAICGFAALGGFLFLSTLYLQDVRGLDALHAGLWMLPMAAMTFVCAPLSGRLVGSRGPRLPLLIAGVMMTASGVLFAAFDAETSNTSLLIGYVLFGIGFGFVNAPITNTAVSGMPRAQAGVAAAVASTSRQIGQTLGVAVIGAVLASGVAGSSYAASFVDAGRACWWIIAGCGLAVLVLGAVTSGAWARETARRTAEQLEEPADAALTKTSTGA, encoded by the coding sequence ATGCCCGATGCACCCACCCCGACCCACCGACGGCGCATGCTGATCCTGGCGATCTGCTGCATGAGCCTGCTGATCGTCAGCCTCGACAACACCGTCCTGAACGTCGCCCTGCCCTCCATGGCGAAGGACTTCGACGCCACGCTCTCGGGCATGCAGTGGACGATCGACGCCTACACCCTGGTCCTCGCCTCGCTGCTGATGCTGGCCGGGTCGACGGCCGACCGGATCGGGCGCCGCAAGGTCTTCATGACCGGGCTCCTGATCTTCACGGCGGCGTCGGTGGCCTGCTCGCTGGCCCCCACCCTGGAGGCGCTGGTCGCCTTCCGCATGGTGCAGGCGGTCGGCGGCTCGATGCTCAACCCGGTCGCGATGTCGATCATCACCAACACGTTCACCGACCCGCGCGAGCGGGCCCGTGCCATCGGGGTGTGGGGCGGCGTCATCGGCATCTCGATGGCCGCCGGTCCGCTGGTCGGCGGGCTGCTGGTGGACTCGGTCGGCTGGCGTTCGATCTTCTGGATCAACCTGCCGGTCGGCCTCGCGGCCCTGCTGCTCACCCTCCGCTACGTCCCCGAGTCCCGCGCCCCGAAGGCCCGCAGGCCCGACCCGGTCGGGCAGGTCCTGATCATCGCGCTGCTCGGCTCGCTCACGTACGCGATCATCGAGGCGCCCTCGGCGGGCTGGACCTCGGCGCGGATCGTGGGCTGCGCGGCCCTCGCGCTGGCCGCGCTCGTCGGCATCCTGCTGTACGAGCCGCGGCGGGCGGAGCCGCTGATCGATCTGCGGTTCTTCCGTTCGGCGCCGTTCAGCGGCGCCACCGTCATCGCGATCTGCGGGTTCGCGGCGCTCGGCGGCTTCCTGTTCCTGTCGACGCTCTACCTCCAGGACGTGCGCGGTCTGGACGCGCTGCACGCGGGGCTGTGGATGCTGCCGATGGCGGCGATGACGTTCGTCTGCGCGCCGCTGTCCGGCCGCCTGGTCGGCAGCCGCGGGCCGCGTCTTCCGCTGCTGATCGCGGGCGTCATGATGACGGCGAGCGGGGTGCTGTTCGCCGCCTTCGACGCCGAGACCTCGAACACCAGCCTGCTCATCGGGTACGTGCTGTTCGGCATCGGCTTCGGTTTCGTGAACGCGCCGATCACCAACACCGCCGTCTCCGGGATGCCGCGCGCCCAGGCCGGGGTGGCCGCGGCCGTCGCCTCCACCAGCCGGCAGATCGGCCAGACCCTCGGCGTCGCCGTCATCGGCGCGGTGCTCGCCTCGGGCGTCGCCGGATCCTCGTACGCCGCGTCGTTCGTCGACGCCGGCCGGGCCTGCTGGTGGATCATCGCCGGGTGCGGGCTCGCGGTGCTCGTGCTCGGCGCGGTGACCAGCGGGGCGTGGGCGCGGGAGACGGCGCGGCGGACGGCGGAGCAGCTGGAGGAGCCGGCGGACGCGGCGCTGACGAAGACGTCGACCGGAGCGTGA
- a CDS encoding helix-turn-helix transcriptional regulator, whose protein sequence is MTQEAQQTYATGARSAEIRRHELAGFLRSRRERIAPEDVGLPRGRRRRTPGLRREEVAHLSAVGVTWYTWLEQARDIQVSAQVLDALARTLRLDASERAHLFGLAGAIDPTPAASCTTLTPELLDLIAKLEPIPACVQNSRYDILAYNSTYRLLLCDLDGIPPEDRNWMILAFTHDSWRSSIIGLDDVLRTMAAKFRSGMAEHLGEPAWKLVLKRLTEESAEFRELWERHEVVQSVPSKVKHFDNPYVGPLSVVHTDLWLGRDCGARMVTYTPADETTRERLEALRELAADR, encoded by the coding sequence ATGACGCAGGAAGCGCAGCAGACGTACGCGACGGGCGCCCGGTCCGCCGAGATCCGCCGCCACGAGCTGGCCGGATTCCTGCGCAGCCGCCGCGAACGCATCGCGCCCGAGGACGTCGGCCTGCCGCGCGGCCGGCGCCGCCGCACCCCGGGCCTGCGCCGCGAGGAGGTCGCGCACCTCTCCGCGGTCGGCGTCACCTGGTACACGTGGCTGGAGCAGGCCCGCGACATCCAGGTCTCCGCGCAGGTCCTCGACGCCCTCGCGCGCACCCTGCGGCTCGACGCGAGCGAGCGCGCCCACCTGTTCGGCCTGGCCGGTGCGATCGACCCGACCCCGGCGGCGAGCTGCACCACGCTCACCCCCGAACTCCTGGACCTGATCGCCAAGTTGGAGCCGATCCCGGCCTGCGTGCAGAACAGCCGCTACGACATCCTCGCCTACAACAGCACGTACCGGCTGCTGCTCTGCGACCTCGACGGGATCCCGCCCGAGGACCGCAACTGGATGATCCTCGCGTTCACCCACGACAGCTGGCGGTCCTCGATCATCGGGCTCGACGACGTGCTGCGCACGATGGCCGCCAAGTTCCGCTCCGGCATGGCCGAGCACCTCGGCGAGCCCGCCTGGAAGCTGGTCCTGAAGCGGCTGACCGAGGAGTCGGCGGAGTTCCGCGAGCTGTGGGAGCGGCACGAGGTCGTCCAGTCGGTGCCCAGCAAGGTGAAGCACTTCGACAACCCGTACGTCGGCCCGCTCTCCGTCGTCCACACCGACCTGTGGCTGGGCCGGGACTGCGGGGCGCGCATGGTCACGTACACCCCCGCGGACGAGACGACCCGCGAGCGCCTGGAAGCACTCCGGGAGCTGGCCGCCGACCGGTAG
- a CDS encoding MFS transporter, protein MTIQTPTAAPSRATAPGAAALTGTGLCTVLLGAALPLIDFFIVNVALPTIDRDLNASEPVLELVVAGYGIAYAVLLVLGGRLGDLLGRRRLFVGGMAAFGLTSLACGLAPTAWTLVAARVAQGAASAVMLPQVLATIQATTAGPRRARAMSLYGATAGLSMVAGQVLGGVLVSADVLGTGWRSVFLVNVPVVVLALVLAVRAVPETRSAHPEPVDGPGTVLLALSLGALLAPLTEGRSAGWPLWTWLSLAAFPFLAYAFYAVERRADRAGRTPLVPPSLFRLPSLRRGLVMVVPFSIGFSGFMFVIAVALQQGEGLGATAAGLALAPMAAVFFGTSLAGPRLVARWGTRIVTAGGLLQGTGVALIALAAWRDWPHLGVLGMLPGAALAGAGQALQLPILFRIILSEVPAERAGVGGGVMTTTQQAALALGVATLGSLFLSLAPGLGMRDALVVTLLVQLVAVALTVTLSLRLPRTIA, encoded by the coding sequence ATGACCATCCAGACACCCACCGCGGCGCCGTCGCGGGCCACCGCCCCGGGCGCCGCCGCGCTCACCGGGACCGGCCTGTGCACGGTGCTGCTCGGTGCGGCCCTGCCCCTCATCGACTTCTTCATCGTCAACGTCGCCCTGCCCACCATCGACCGCGATCTGAACGCGAGCGAGCCGGTCCTCGAACTCGTCGTCGCCGGGTACGGCATCGCGTACGCGGTCCTGCTCGTCCTGGGCGGCCGGCTCGGCGATCTGCTGGGCCGCCGCCGGCTGTTCGTCGGCGGCATGGCGGCCTTCGGCCTGACCTCGCTGGCCTGCGGTCTTGCGCCGACCGCGTGGACGCTGGTCGCGGCCCGGGTCGCGCAGGGCGCCGCGTCCGCGGTGATGCTGCCGCAGGTCCTCGCCACGATCCAGGCCACGACGGCCGGTCCGCGCCGGGCGCGGGCGATGAGCCTGTACGGGGCGACGGCCGGGCTGTCGATGGTGGCGGGCCAGGTGCTCGGTGGCGTCCTGGTCTCGGCGGACGTGCTCGGCACGGGCTGGCGCTCGGTGTTCCTGGTGAACGTGCCGGTCGTCGTCCTCGCCCTGGTGCTCGCGGTCCGCGCGGTGCCGGAGACGCGTTCCGCGCACCCCGAACCGGTGGACGGCCCCGGCACGGTGCTGCTCGCCCTGTCCCTGGGCGCGCTCCTCGCCCCGCTGACCGAGGGCCGGTCGGCGGGCTGGCCACTGTGGACTTGGCTGTCGCTCGCGGCGTTCCCGTTCCTCGCGTACGCCTTCTACGCGGTGGAGCGCCGGGCGGACCGGGCGGGCCGGACCCCGCTCGTCCCGCCGTCGCTGTTCCGGCTGCCCTCCCTGCGCCGGGGGCTCGTGATGGTGGTGCCGTTTTCCATCGGCTTCAGCGGGTTCATGTTCGTCATCGCGGTCGCGCTCCAGCAGGGCGAGGGGCTCGGCGCGACGGCGGCGGGGCTCGCCCTGGCGCCGATGGCGGCGGTCTTCTTCGGCACGTCGCTGGCCGGCCCGCGACTGGTGGCGCGCTGGGGCACGCGGATCGTCACCGCGGGCGGCCTGCTCCAGGGGACCGGGGTGGCGCTCATCGCCCTCGCGGCCTGGCGCGACTGGCCGCACCTCGGGGTGCTCGGCATGCTGCCGGGCGCGGCGCTCGCCGGGGCGGGCCAGGCGCTCCAACTGCCCATCCTCTTCCGGATCATCCTGTCCGAGGTGCCCGCGGAACGGGCGGGGGTCGGCGGCGGCGTGATGACGACGACGCAGCAGGCCGCGCTCGCTCTCGGAGTGGCGACGCTGGGCTCGCTGTTCCTCTCCCTGGCCCCGGGTCTCGGCATGCGCGACGCGCTGGTGGTGACACTGCTGGTGCAGCTGGTGGCGGTGGCCCTGACGGTGACCCTGAGCCTGCGGCTGCCGCGCACGATCGCCTGA
- a CDS encoding tetratricopeptide repeat protein: MPSRQELIRRRRRTGLIGRQGEQAVFREALQQPPGEASQFLFHIHGPAGVGKSTLVRQLEAAARDAGALTAYLDESTADVVEALESVNAQFSQRGVDLKGFGKTLSTYRQRRHEAGASAEPAATTLESGGTGPGIPAQGPSPSSVIGSQLALAGLGTIPGVGPFTSVLDPNQVAAGADRFKALLSARLRNHEDVELVTAPLQVLTPVFLRGLTDAAERHRWVVLFFDTYEHTGPMLDTWLRDVLVSDRYGPLPANVLVVLAGQSRLDPPCWGDWLDLVTDLPLAVFTETEARQLLTEKGVTDEKVIEVVLGLSGGLPVLVSMLAEGRPSSVAEVGDPSGTAVERFLKWETNSVRRAAALACALPLEIDEDTYRSVVDEEAKEEFPWLRSRPFFIHRAGRGQYHDVVRSSMLRLQRQQSPSRWAEQHGRLAEVFRQRRVRLGLEDGPVFERWKDDQWRSFRLHETYHRLCAAPRTALPDALRELLDAQDHHGTTLRRWVQNLVQAGQDADAAAVREWGRDLLAALEEPLPGVAALTLLLSRADLDSRGRCLAYLLRSLAHLSHNDIDQALADCTTAIETEPLPRAFRFRGETYRRAGRLDEALADLDQAIEREPDVVWALRSRGQTQRVMGRYEGALADFDRAVALDPSGMHFAQRAETLRRADRLEQALADYNRALALDQGIVWAWEYRGLTLLHLKRYEEALSDFDHALAASPDHAWNVTVRAETRRRMGLFDGALADLDHALEIDPVNAWALAVRGKTHQSMERLDEALAEFDRALALDADYVWALSQRGQTFGLLDRHEEALADFGRALALRPDDAWALGQRGKSLRGLGRLPESLADLDRALALEPDNAWILRERGLTRQDLGRDDEALTDYDHAIALEPDHAWTLRQRGFVRQDLGRDDEALTDYDHAVALEPDHAWTLRQRGRARRLVQRYDEALADLDRAVALDPASTSAIANRGLVHRVSGRHEEALADYDRALALDPEDGWVFYEKAVALFALGRPEYEDCLRRAVELCSAAPAEGEAPSVPDTGNLVLAHCLATRWTEADEFLTVFLGLGPTPGDRRELSTVLETLRPVVPGSDDHLTALRRRLEDDH; this comes from the coding sequence GTGCCTTCGCGGCAGGAGTTGATACGACGGCGGCGGCGCACCGGCCTGATCGGGCGCCAGGGCGAACAGGCCGTGTTCCGGGAGGCTCTCCAGCAGCCGCCGGGCGAGGCGAGCCAGTTCCTGTTCCACATCCACGGTCCGGCGGGGGTCGGCAAGTCCACGCTCGTACGCCAGTTGGAGGCCGCCGCCCGCGACGCCGGTGCGCTCACCGCGTACCTGGACGAGTCGACCGCCGACGTGGTGGAGGCCCTGGAGTCGGTCAACGCCCAGTTCTCCCAGCGCGGCGTCGACCTCAAGGGGTTCGGCAAGACGCTCAGCACCTACCGGCAGCGGCGCCACGAGGCCGGCGCGAGCGCGGAACCGGCCGCCACGACGCTGGAGTCGGGCGGCACGGGCCCCGGCATCCCCGCGCAGGGTCCGTCCCCCTCCAGCGTGATCGGTTCCCAGCTCGCCCTCGCCGGGCTGGGCACCATCCCCGGCGTCGGTCCCTTCACCAGCGTGCTCGACCCGAATCAGGTGGCGGCGGGCGCCGACCGGTTCAAGGCGCTGCTGAGCGCCCGGCTGCGCAACCACGAGGACGTCGAGCTGGTCACCGCGCCGCTCCAGGTGCTCACGCCGGTCTTTCTGCGCGGTCTGACGGACGCCGCGGAGCGCCACCGTTGGGTGGTCCTCTTCTTCGACACGTACGAGCACACCGGCCCGATGCTGGACACCTGGCTGCGGGACGTCCTGGTCAGCGACCGGTACGGTCCGCTCCCCGCCAATGTCCTGGTCGTCCTCGCCGGGCAGTCGCGGCTCGACCCGCCGTGCTGGGGCGACTGGCTCGACCTCGTCACGGATCTGCCGCTCGCCGTGTTCACCGAGACCGAGGCACGCCAGCTGCTCACCGAGAAGGGCGTCACCGACGAGAAGGTCATCGAGGTCGTCCTGGGCCTGTCGGGCGGGCTCCCCGTGCTCGTCTCGATGCTGGCCGAGGGCCGTCCGTCCAGCGTCGCGGAGGTGGGCGACCCGAGCGGCACCGCGGTCGAACGGTTCCTGAAGTGGGAGACCAACTCCGTGCGGCGGGCCGCGGCCCTGGCCTGCGCGCTGCCCCTGGAGATCGACGAGGACACCTACCGGTCCGTCGTCGACGAGGAGGCCAAGGAGGAGTTCCCCTGGCTGCGCTCGCGCCCCTTCTTCATCCACCGGGCCGGACGCGGCCAGTACCACGACGTCGTACGGTCCTCGATGCTGCGGCTCCAGCGGCAGCAGTCGCCGTCGCGCTGGGCGGAGCAGCACGGCCGCCTGGCGGAGGTGTTCCGGCAGCGGCGGGTACGGCTGGGCCTGGAGGACGGCCCGGTGTTCGAGCGGTGGAAGGACGACCAGTGGCGTTCCTTCCGGCTGCACGAGACGTACCACAGGCTGTGCGCCGCGCCACGGACCGCTCTGCCGGACGCGCTGCGCGAGCTGCTCGACGCCCAGGACCACCACGGCACGACCCTGCGGCGCTGGGTGCAGAATCTGGTCCAGGCGGGCCAGGACGCCGACGCGGCCGCCGTGCGGGAGTGGGGCAGGGACCTGCTCGCCGCGCTGGAGGAGCCGCTCCCCGGAGTCGCCGCGCTGACGCTGCTGCTGTCCCGCGCCGACCTCGATTCCCGGGGGCGGTGCCTGGCGTATCTGCTGCGCAGCCTGGCGCACCTGTCGCACAACGACATCGACCAGGCACTGGCCGACTGCACGACAGCCATCGAGACCGAGCCTCTTCCCCGGGCGTTCCGCTTCCGTGGGGAGACCTACCGTCGCGCCGGCAGGCTCGACGAGGCCCTGGCCGACCTGGACCAGGCCATCGAGCGAGAACCGGACGTCGTGTGGGCCCTGCGCAGCCGGGGCCAGACCCAGCGGGTCATGGGCCGGTACGAGGGGGCGCTGGCCGACTTCGACCGCGCCGTCGCTCTGGACCCGTCCGGCATGCACTTCGCGCAGCGAGCGGAGACGCTCCGCCGCGCCGACCGGCTCGAGCAGGCCCTGGCCGACTACAACCGAGCCCTCGCCCTGGACCAGGGCATCGTGTGGGCCTGGGAGTACCGCGGCCTGACGCTCCTGCACCTGAAGCGGTACGAAGAGGCGCTGAGCGACTTCGACCACGCGCTCGCGGCCAGCCCCGACCACGCCTGGAACGTCACGGTCCGCGCTGAGACGCGTCGCCGTATGGGGCTGTTCGACGGGGCGCTGGCGGATCTGGACCACGCGCTGGAGATCGATCCCGTCAACGCCTGGGCTCTCGCGGTGCGCGGCAAGACGCACCAGAGCATGGAACGTCTCGACGAGGCTCTGGCCGAGTTCGACCGCGCCCTCGCGCTCGACGCCGACTATGTCTGGGCCCTCTCCCAGCGGGGCCAGACGTTCGGCCTTCTGGACAGACATGAGGAGGCTCTGGCCGACTTCGGCCGCGCCCTGGCGCTGAGACCGGATGACGCCTGGGCCCTCGGTCAGCGGGGCAAGTCGCTCAGGGGCCTCGGCAGGCTTCCGGAGTCGCTGGCCGATCTGGACCGCGCTCTCGCGCTGGAGCCCGACAATGCCTGGATACTCCGGGAGCGCGGCCTCACCCGACAGGACCTGGGCCGCGACGACGAGGCCCTGACGGACTACGACCACGCCATCGCCCTCGAACCCGACCACGCCTGGACGCTCCGGCAGCGCGGCTTCGTCCGGCAGGACCTGGGCCGCGACGACGAGGCCCTGACGGACTACGACCACGCCGTCGCCCTCGAACCCGACCACGCCTGGACGCTCCGGCAGCGCGGCCGCGCGAGGCGTCTCGTCCAGCGCTACGACGAGGCTCTGGCGGACCTCGACCGCGCCGTCGCCCTCGACCCGGCGTCCACGTCGGCCATCGCCAACCGAGGCCTGGTCCACCGCGTGTCCGGCCGCCACGAGGAAGCCCTGGCCGACTACGACCGCGCTCTCGCCCTCGACCCCGAGGACGGGTGGGTCTTCTATGAGAAGGCCGTCGCCCTGTTCGCCCTGGGCCGCCCCGAGTACGAGGACTGCCTGCGCCGCGCCGTCGAACTCTGCTCGGCCGCCCCGGCCGAGGGCGAGGCGCCGTCGGTGCCCGACACGGGGAACCTCGTCCTGGCGCACTGTCTGGCGACGCGGTGGACCGAGGCGGACGAGTTCCTGACCGTGTTCCTCGGCCTCGGCCCCACACCGGGCGACCGCCGCGAGCTCTCCACGGTCCTGGAGACCCTGCGCCCCGTCGTCCCCGGGAGCGACGACCACCTGACGGCGCTGCGCCGACGCCTGGAGGACGACCACTGA
- a CDS encoding aldo/keto reductase: MNLPTRTLGTTGPRTAAVGLGCMGMSALYGESDRAESVATIHAALDAGVTLLDTGDFYAMGHNEMLIGEALRSAPAAARANALTSVKFGALRDPDGGWSGYDGRPEAVRNFVAYSLQRLGVDHIDVYRIARLDPDVPIEETVGAIAELVEKGHVRHIGLSEVGAETIRRAAATAPISDLQIEYSLISRGIEDTILPTTRELGIGITAYGVLSRGLISGHYTRDRQLAPGDFRSFSPRFQGENLDHNLNLVDRLRKIADEKGVSVAQTAIAWVLSRGEDIVPLIGARSRTRLTEALGALDVTLDEADLAAIEEAVPAGAAAGDRYAAAQMAALDSER, translated from the coding sequence ATGAACCTTCCCACGCGAACCCTCGGTACCACCGGCCCCCGCACCGCCGCCGTCGGCCTCGGCTGCATGGGCATGTCCGCGCTGTACGGCGAGAGCGACCGGGCGGAGTCCGTCGCCACGATCCACGCCGCGCTCGACGCGGGCGTGACGCTGCTGGACACGGGCGACTTCTACGCCATGGGGCACAACGAGATGCTGATCGGCGAGGCCCTGCGCTCGGCGCCCGCCGCGGCCCGGGCCAATGCGCTGACCAGCGTGAAGTTCGGCGCGCTGCGCGACCCGGACGGCGGCTGGTCGGGGTACGACGGGCGGCCCGAGGCGGTGCGCAACTTCGTCGCGTACTCGCTCCAGCGGCTCGGCGTCGACCACATCGACGTCTACCGGATCGCCCGGCTCGACCCGGACGTGCCGATCGAGGAGACGGTCGGCGCCATCGCCGAGCTGGTCGAGAAGGGTCATGTGCGGCACATCGGGCTGAGCGAGGTCGGCGCGGAGACCATCCGCCGGGCCGCCGCCACCGCCCCGATCTCGGACCTCCAGATCGAGTACTCACTGATCTCGCGCGGCATCGAGGACACGATCCTGCCGACCACCCGTGAGCTGGGCATCGGCATCACCGCGTACGGCGTGCTCTCGCGCGGCCTGATCTCCGGGCACTACACCCGCGACCGGCAGCTCGCCCCGGGCGACTTCCGCTCCTTCTCGCCGCGCTTCCAGGGGGAGAACCTGGACCACAACCTGAACCTGGTGGACCGGCTCCGCAAGATCGCCGACGAGAAGGGCGTCAGCGTCGCGCAGACCGCGATCGCCTGGGTGCTCAGCCGCGGCGAGGACATCGTGCCGCTGATCGGCGCCCGCAGCCGGACCCGGCTGACCGAGGCGCTGGGCGCGCTCGACGTGACGCTGGACGAGGCCGACCTCGCCGCGATCGAGGAGGCCGTACCCGCGGGCGCCGCCGCCGGCGACCGGTACGCGGCGGCACAGATGGCCGCCCTCGACAGCGAGCGCTGA
- a CDS encoding TetR family transcriptional regulator: MAPTTETLTPERILAATEEVLRRHGAAKATVVDVARALGVSHGSVYRHFRTKAELRGAVTKRWLDRTTGVLSAVADGDEPPAAKLRHWLSALFDAKRHKAGDDPELFATYTVLTTENSEVVDAHIAELLGQLTGILQEGVARGEFEAPDTTATVRAIFEATAHFHDPVHAQEWTRPDATAAFDAVVDLVMRGIETR; the protein is encoded by the coding sequence ATGGCACCGACCACCGAGACCCTGACCCCCGAGCGCATCCTCGCCGCGACCGAGGAGGTGCTGCGCCGCCACGGCGCGGCGAAGGCGACGGTGGTCGACGTGGCCCGCGCGCTCGGGGTCAGCCACGGCTCGGTGTACCGCCACTTCCGTACGAAGGCCGAGCTGCGCGGCGCGGTGACCAAGCGCTGGCTGGACCGGACCACCGGCGTCCTGTCGGCGGTCGCGGACGGCGACGAGCCGCCCGCGGCCAAGCTCCGGCACTGGCTGTCGGCCCTCTTCGACGCCAAGCGGCACAAGGCGGGCGACGACCCGGAGCTGTTCGCGACGTACACGGTCCTGACGACGGAGAACAGCGAGGTGGTCGACGCCCACATCGCCGAACTCCTCGGCCAGCTCACCGGAATCCTCCAAGAGGGCGTGGCCCGGGGCGAGTTCGAGGCACCGGACACCACGGCGACGGTCCGCGCGATCTTCGAGGCGACCGCCCACTTCCACGACCCGGTGCACGCCCAGGAGTGGACCCGCCCGGACGCGACGGCGGCGTTCGACGCGGTGGTGGACCTGGTGATGCGGGGCATCGAGACCCGCTAG